The Candidatus Methylomirabilis sp. genome window below encodes:
- a CDS encoding CBS domain-containing protein produces MSRNPVTVSPEHSVEQVIRLMRAQGIRHVLVMDGGRLAGIVSNRDVLRLLLGGERLLSPGAPIVEIMTENPVRVSPDAPLTEAAREMLDRRIGALPVVEGDRPIGILTKSDAFEALVRWAEGDLGRVHAGEVG; encoded by the coding sequence ATGAGTCGGAATCCGGTCACGGTGTCGCCGGAGCATTCCGTGGAGCAGGTCATCCGGCTGATGCGGGCGCAGGGGATCCGTCACGTGCTCGTCATGGATGGCGGGCGCCTCGCAGGGATCGTCTCGAATCGCGATGTCCTCCGGCTCCTCCTTGGGGGGGAGCGCCTGCTCTCCCCCGGGGCCCCGATCGTCGAGATCATGACCGAGAACCCCGTGAGGGTGTCGCCGGACGCGCCGTTGACGGAGGCGGCCCGGGAAATGCTGGACAGGAGAATCGGCGCGCTGCCCGTTGTCGAGGGGGACCGGCCGATCGGGATCCTCACCAAGTCCGACGCGTTCGAGGCCCTGGTGAGATGGGCAGAGGGGGACCTGGGCCGGGTCCACGCGGGGGAGGTCGGCTGA